The Lutra lutra chromosome 16, mLutLut1.2, whole genome shotgun sequence genome segment CCCTGACAGCTCCCCCATGAGGGAGTGGTTTTCTTTAACTAAAACTTGTAATTTTTAGGTAATTAAGACTCATAGACTATTTCGGGAAATAACATCGTGCGATCCCATGTACCTTCCCCCAGTTCCCCTGATGGCACGAGTTGGTGTTAGCAGAACCGGGCATTGCCCCTGGGAGCTGGCCCCGGTGCTGCCCCCACCATCTTGCGCAGAATCCCAAGTTCTACCTTATTTGTGTGAGCGTGTGCAATTCTGTCCTCTGGGTAGGTCGTGTAAGGGCTGCCAGTCATGGTACCGAGCATCTCATCACCACACGGACCCCACGTTGCCCTTCTGTCCCCTCAGCCTCAGCACCCGTCCCTGACCAGCAGTCAGCAGGGCCCGTTGCTACCATAGCCTCGCAGTCTGGAAACAGCAGCTGCTTCCCCTTGGCGACGTTCCCAGGGTGACCGCCGGAGCGTGAGCCGGGCTCCTGGTCCAGAGAGAAGCAAAGGGTCAGATGAACTTGACACACAAATAGTAGCGTCAGTGAGCAGTGCCCTTGACCCCTGCTGCACGATAGTGACCTCCCCGGGTGGGCCCTGAGGTCTGGGCCTGGGGCGAGGTGCGATTTTGCAGCACAAAGGGCTGGGTGACCAGCGGGTCGGGAGCCTGGCCTGTGATCACCCAGTGACTCGTTTGCTTTATTTATCGTGTTCACCGCTAAGTGAAAACCGTGAGTATTTTAATGTTCGTAAGTTCAAGCGTCTATGAAGCGTAAGAACACTCActgcaaatgaaaagaaaacagcgGATTTGTGTCTCATTCGAGTGCAAGCCTGCAGAGAGGAAGCGGCGTCGATCCAACCGCGGCCAGGAGCGGCTGGTGGTCGCACGGGCGGCCTAGGAAAGTCGCACGTATGGGACAGAGTTTGTATTTCTGGAGTGAAAACCTAGTCAGAGGCGTGAGTGCCGTTGCCGGGCACGTGGGTGCTGGAGGAGGCAGCTTCGAGGAGACCACCCCGGAGGCCCTGGACACAGGCTTCATCAGGACGTCCGTTGGGTTCCGTCAGTCCCTGACTCGCTCTCTCTGATGTGCTGAAGATAGAACCGTCGGACTGCTTCCCGTCTCTTCTGAGCTGTTGTCTGTCCGCCGACCTCAGAGAGTGTGTGCAGCAGACATGCAGAACCGAGAACCGTGAGAACCAGAGGACCATCCGGGGCGGGCCCCCAGGCACCGTCACCGCAGCGGGTGCCGTCACTGCAGTGGGCACCGAGGAATGGGAGGCCGGCACGCCCACGCAGAGCATGGGTTCCAGAAGGAGCACCGTCATGCCGTGAGCAGGCTAGCCGCGGAGTGTGTGGCCGGATGACTGTGGAGGAAGGCCACGAGCCTCCGAGGTCTTTCAGGTGGTTGAACTGGGACATTTGGCTAAACGGCTTCGCGCCCTGACGGTgaacaaagatgaagaaaacaaagcgCACTGAATCGATGCTTCCTCGCGAGCGGGCTGATAAGAGCTGAGGGCACGGGCCTCCCGCCTCGCTGGAGGGTGAAGCACCGAATGTAGTTGTTGGCCCAGCAGAAGTTCCGTGAGCATCGCTGGTGTTAGAGTGACTGCTCCACTTGCTGAAATGAGGTTAAGGGGGTCCCAGGAAAAGTCTACTGCGCCCCCGGTTGGCGCCCTGTGGGATGGGAGCACCCTTTAGCTAGTGCTGCCCACGTGGAGACATCGGCCAGTGGTTTGGAAATGTTGAAACGAGAACCCATCCTGTTGTGCTGGGGCTGCGTCACGCGTGGTCCTAACCCTGGTTCACCGTCCCTCCCGTACGTGTGCACATGCGGCCCTGGGCCCGGGTCACTGTCCCTCCCGTACGTGCACACGCGCGGCCCTGGGCTGGGGTCACCGTCCCTCCACAGCTGCATGCAGGTACGTGGGTGGGCACCATATGTGTTGGCATGTGTGGTTGTGTACACATGTCTCACAGGCGTGTGTTGCCGTGCGTGGGGCGTTGAGTGTGCTGGGTGTGTCCAGGtaggtgcgtgtgtgtgcgtgtgcagtGATGTGTGTCCTCCCGACAGGCATGTGCGGTGGAAGGTCCAGCGTACGATCGCCCAGGCTTTCGGCATCAGCACATCCTCGCTGCACCTGACAAAGCCCACGTTCTTCTCGCGCATCAACAGCACCCAGGCCCGGACGGCTCACGACGAGTACTGGCATGAGCATGTGGACAAGGTGAGCACCCACTCTCCGGCCAGGCGCTCGGCCTGGCTTTCCAGGCATCTGCCCCGTGGTGTTTCTGTGATTGGGGTTTTAGACATCTTCCTCTCCGACCTTCGGGTTGGACCCTAAACCCCTGGACAGTGAAATGTGTGCTAGGAAGTGGCAGGCCCCGTGGCACCCGGTCTTCCGTGGCTGTCCCCCCTGGAACCGCAAACTCCACCACGGGCCCCCCAGGCAGTCTCTGCCGCCTCCACGGCTGCAGGGGGCCTCCCCTTGGGCCTGCCCTCCGCCCACGCCCCGCCTCTTTGCAGGAACATCTTGCAACCACTCAGAACCCCCGGCCCTCCTGTCCTCGATCTCCTGTTGTTCTTAGACACAGTCCTAGCCAATCCGTGATCTTGACCCGCTGAACTGGAGCCCATCCCACGTCCCCCCGTGTTCTCAGCCTGGTGCTGGGGACACCTGAGGGCTGCAGGGGGCGGCCTGGCGGTGGGTGTGCTCAGGTGACCCAGGACTGTCCCTTGTGTTCCTTGAAGCTAGAATGGAAGAAGCAAGTGAGAAACACCCAGGGAGCTTGGGGTGGGCGGTGAGGGCAGGTTGGAACCACGCTCGCCAGTGGGGCTCTGGTTCTGACACCCAGCCGGGCGCTCAGCCTTCGTTGGACCTCAACTGAGCCAAAGGAGGCAGCACCACGCGTGGCCGTGAGCACAGGGGCGTGGTTACTGAACCTGAGGACCTCGGTATGTCACTTGTCAGCCAGCTTCAGTGGATGCGGCGTCTGTGGCCAGGGATTGCCGCAGGCCAGCACTGCTCTGGGGCCTGTGGCCGGTTCAGGCCAGGACTGGGGTTTCTGGCCCCACGGCAGGAGGCCCGGCGGCCCTGTGGTCTTCTCCAGGGTGTGCAGATGCCAGTCCAGTCCAGCTGTGGTCCAGCCCCGTGCCCCTTGCAGCTTTAGCGGCTGTTGGCCTGTCGGTAACCCTCACCCCAGGGCCACTGCGTGAGGGGACAGCTGAGGCCTCAGCTGTGCGGTAACCACTGCCTGCAGAGCTGAAAACGGTTGTTAGGGTGCTGATGGCAAAGACAATGTGTGTGGAGGACAGACAGGAACATCCAGTGCATGGAGAAGGGAGCCCCCAGCAGGGGCCGGAGCCCAGGAGGACTTCCCGCTCAAAGGGAGGTCAGCCCTCCACCGCCAGGAAGGGTCAGTTCAGGAGAAACAACGGCACACGGCCCGACCGCGTTCTCGAACTTCAAAGATAATACACTTCAGGCGGGAGGAGACGCCGCCAGGAGCACATCGGCAGCCTCAGGCTCTCCACAGCGACGCTCGGACCCAGGAGGCCACGGAGGGTCCACAGGAACCGGGTAGCATGAGCAGCCCCAGGCCGCTCGCGTGTGGGTGTGGCCAAAAGCTGTCCTCGGACACAAGAGAACTCCAGAACGGGGCGTCCGCTGGTCATCGCCAGGCTCTGGTTTCCAGCTCGGAAAGGAGACGCCCGCACCCACCCCTCCCACGGCCTCCTCACAAGGTCCCTGGTTTTCACACACGTTCTGAAGGTTCCTTTGCTATAGCTGGGGGTGGACGGGTGGGAGAGGGTCCGCTTGGTGGACTCCCTCCCACCGCACCGGAGCCTCTCACATTTTACACGGCTCATGTGTGGTTTCGATGGACGTGAGGTTCACGGCTGAAGCTGCTCAGGAAGCATGGCCCTGGGAGAGGCGCAGGCTTCTGCCTCCCCGAGGTTTGTTTGGTGAAGGGATTTGGGACGAGGGGAATCCGAGACAGGGTCTCAGTGGGGGATGCGGAGCTGAGCCCAGGTGTGTAGGAATCCAGCCTCCCGTGGCCTGGTGCCGAGTTTATGAGAAGGTGACGTTGCTCTCGGTACTGTGGCACCGTGGTTGGCCCACCTCCCGTCAGGAGGTGAGTGTCGTCACGGTGACGGGGTAGAGATGGTGGCGGGGGAAGGCTTTTTGAGCCTTGATCAGGACTGTTGTGTGAGATCAGCTTGGAGCTTCTGAGTCCTTCCCAGGATGCCTGCAGGTGTCTGTAGAGTGTGGGACCGTCTGTCAGCCCCACCGTTGCAGGCGGGAGTCAGGCTGTGCGCCAGGGCTGGGTTGACAGTCGGACTGAGTTCTTAAGACCCTTCTTTTCATCTCTTAGCCCAGACTTGACCATGGAGCGATTCACTAGCCTGCGAAATGTTCTTATGTGATGAAAATTACTTGTTTGCCGCACATCATTACCTTGGCACGAAAAAAAAGTGTATCTCAGTAATTCCCTTTACTGACCAGATCCCGACTGGTCTGGTCGGCCCCTGGGGACGAGGCCTTCCTTGCACAGTGCAAACAGTCAGCTCTTCCCAGCAGCTGAAAGTTCTACACCAAGCCCTGCAGATGCCGCACGGAAAGCAACGTGTCCATGTGGCACCCTTGTCTGCGCTGGCCGCGAGCAGGGCCTCACCTCCCAGACTTCAGGGCATCGGAGGAAACAAGTGATAGCCGCCGCCTGTTCACATCGTCCGTccgggccgggggtgggggtcggTTATCAGGGGGTCTGTGCTCAGACGAGCCCCCCGCCAGACCCCGTCCTTCACCATCGACTTTGCATGGCCCGGGCCGTCTTCCTGGGGCGCGTCTGCCCGCAAGGGCTCGCACACAAAAGGGCAGATGCTGTCAGTTGCCCAGGATGAGGCCCCTGGGGTCGTCAGAgtcagagacaggcagagggcgggggcgggggcggagtgAGTGATTCACAGAACGGTTTCAGTTGGGGAAGGTGCTGAACAGGTTTCCGGGGACGGACGGTGGCGAAGGCTTTGCCACCACAGTGTGCTTGGTGCTCCTGGGCTGGGCGTGAAGGGGGTTAAGATGGCACAGCGACGGCTGGTATTTCCACCGGTAAAAGTCACAgttgccccccaacccccagtgtGAAGAAGGAGCAAGAGCACTTGTCGCTGCCGTGTTTGTTCCGTGTGCTGACGCGGGAGGTGGGAGCTACTGGGTCACGGTGACACGGCCGCCGTCCCAGGAACCACCGTGGCACGGGCTTGTCCGCCTGGTGTCCGCACACGCTGCCTTTGCCGGGAGCCGCGGCCCGGGCGTGTGAGCTGTGTGGGAGCCCCGGGCAGAAGCGCGCACGTGGCCCGACCGAGGCGTCTCCGTGGCCCAGAAGTCGGCGCGACCGTGTGGGCGGCTGTGCCCCACGAGCCCCAGTGGCTGACCAACTCCATCACGCCCCGCCCGCAGGTGACCTACGGCTCCTTCGACTACACCTCGCTGCTCTACCTCTCCGACTACCTGGACGACTTCGGCGGTGGCAGATTCGTGTTCGTGGAGGAGGGAGCCAACAAGACAGTGGAGCCGCGGGCAGGTAGGACCTCCCGCAGCGGCCCCGggctggcaggcaggcaggcctcCGCACGCCCCCGCTGCCCTCGGTCACTGCTGCCACAGCACAGTGGTCCCCAGAGCCCCTCTCCCCGGGTGCGTCCCGCCCTGTCCCTCCGCAGAGGCTGACCCCGTCATGCTGATGGCACTGGGCTCTGGTACCCGCCTCCCCAGAGCCCCTGGGGCCCCCATCCCGGCAGGGACACCCAGAGCTGCCCCGTGAGTGTGTGCCCTCCCTCCTGGCGTGTGTGGGGAAGGACTCCCAGAGACTCCCAGGAGAGCCCGGCCACTTGGCCCGTGGACCGCACCCATGCCGTCCCCCCTGCTGCCACGAATCACCTATTCTGTGGCATCGCCTGGGGGAGCCCAGTCAGACCAGTGAGGCTGCccacctgggttggctcagtgtTCTGCCGGCCATGGGACTGTCCTCCGAGCTGGTGGGTCCACACTGCTCCCTGGCGAAGCTGTGAAGGGGACAGAAGGTAGCTTGGACATCAGGGGCGTGAGAAGGAGATTAAGCAGCTCAGGGTTTGGTCTCCCCGCTCTGTGGGTGGGCGCGGGAAGGGGTGCAGCCCGGGCTCAGTCAGCGGGCAGGAGGGGCCTCCAGACACCCTGCAGCTCCAGCAACTGAATGGATTAAGGACCAGAGAAGCTTCCAGCACCATGGCTGGGTGTCACCTGTCACTGCTTTTGACAGGTACCCTGTGGCCCgataggaaaaaaaacatgaagaattACAAAAACCAAGATGATTTCTCATTTTTGGTTACTCAGTTGCTGAGCTAAATCTTGTACTGAAGAACCTTCTTCTGAATTCTGAAGTGTTTCATGTTTTGAGAATTAGGTGGGCAGTGTTGTTCAAACAACTTGACACACCCCTAGGGACGTGGCCCTGGGGGACATGGCCTTGGGGGTCGTGGCCCTTGGGGACTTGCCCCGGGAGACCTGCCCACCGCTGTTGGTGTTACGGGTCTGCATTGGCTCTTTGCCTCATGTGGTGTTAGCGTTGCTAGCCTCTGGTCACTCTGGTCACTTCTCTCTTCCGTCCAGGTCGGGTGTCCTTCTTCACCTCGGGGTCCGAGAACCTGCACCGTGTGGAGAAGGTCCAGTGGGGCACCCGTTACGCCATCACCATTGCCTTTACCTGCAACCCCGACCATGGCATTGCAGACCCTGCGTTCACATAGCCCTGGCcatgcccccccccgccccgggagcAGCCACGCTGAGCatgtgtccctccccccacttcagCCCTTTCCCATTGAACAAGGTGCCTTAGGAATCACCCGGAGTCGATCCGCTGCTGTGCTGGTCATTCCTCGTCTGTAGGTAAATCTGGGAAGTGGCCCTTGGCCTCCCAGGCTCCCGTGAGTGACTCAGCGTGTTGTCCAAGTCAGGCCCAGGAACTGGCAGCGAGCTAACGCGCCCTCCCACTCAAGAAGGGGTCCTCGGGCCCCGGGTGGAAACTCCCATTTGTGAACAGATAGTCATTCCCCCGGGCTGCATCCAAACAGACCAGCCCACCCACTGAAGACCGATGTCAGAACGTGGACGATGCCATGGCCCGTAGCAAAGGTCCAGCAAGGGGGTGTCTCTGGGAGACCGGTGCGGGCTGAGGACCCAAGACAGCGGGGACAGGAGTCCCGCCTCACACAGCATCCTCCCAAAAGCAAGCCGGTCACACCCCACGCAGGCGCCCTGCACACAACCCAGCAGTGCTGTGTGGGAGGACAGGGTGCAGGGGGCCCCGGGGGGAGACCGTGGGTGTGACCTGGGGAAGCAGCGGCAGAGGGCCAGGCAGTAGGACAGACACAGAACAGTAACAAACTGAAACCAAGCAGGGGAGTGCTGGGGGACTGAGGGCCATTAATATCAGGCCCCCAGGCTCCTGGAGGCCGAGGGGGGAGGGTGGAGTGCGGAGCATGTCCAGTCCCCTTTGGGCAGACTGACACTGTGAATACCAGTTTTTCACTTGCTCTTAGTCCCAGGAGAAGTGCGCGTAGACCGCTGGCTCTGAATGCACTTTGTaggccccccctgccccccaggaagGGCTCTGCAGGTTCTGTGACCATCCCAGCCCCGGCCTGCCCCTCCATTCCCGCCTGAACCAGCCAAGCCCCATGGAGTGGCCGCAGCGGACACCCGGGCCCTGTCCCCCCTGTAGACTTGCAGGCACCACCGTGACGTCCCTTCTGTCTCAGCGCCTCTGGGGCCCTGTGGATCCCAGCAGAGCCAGGGCTGTGGACAGTCCCTCTGGGGAGCCTGCAGTGCGGGTGTCCCAGCCACCGTCCCCATCCCTGTGGACACACGGGGGCTCGCGATCTTGGTGGTACCGGACaagctctctgggtctctctcaatagagaaaacagatctgggagggtggggggcagccagCAAGGACCCCATTCCTGGAGGATTCCCATGAgtggtgaggaggagggaagagagggaaacgGCAGGAGGATGGGCGCCACCCAGGGTCTCCACACGCCCAGGGTGGGTCACTGGACCAAGGCTTTGTCTTCAGGAAAATGTGGGCTGCTCCCCTCTCCAGGCCCCCGGACCCCAGAAGAGATCCTCCCCAACTGCCCCGCACAGCCTAGACCCGCCTTACTGGTGGGGGCTGCTGGGACCTGGTGggctttgtggggtggggggacacggCAGGGGCTGGCTGCACCGTGGACCCCCTCCTGTCTGCGGGAAGCCAACGCagcgtgggggtggggttggtggtCCGCACCCTGCCTCCTCAGAGCCCCAGCAGAGGCCTCGCGTCCCGGGTGCGTGGGTCTTGCCTCTGACACGCTGTGTTCAGGGGCTGAGCCCAGACCCCTCAGCCTGGGTCGGGACCCACCTGAGATCCCAGCTGGTGCCCCAGCCTCACTGTCAGCTCAGGGACCCCCTCCCTGCCCGACACAGGTGTCTCACCTGCCCACACTGTTCGTCACCGCCTTCCCACCCCTAGAGTTATCCACCCCAGGGCCATGTACTGGCCATCTTGAAGGCTCCTGGCTGCCAGCCACCTGCGGCCCAGCCTGGGGTGCAGTGGGGCACACACAATCCCCTCCGCTCTGCCTGGTGGCTGTGggcttggggaggaaggaggaagagggggtggggctggTAGGCAGAGGGCAGAAACGGAGGTACCCTCCCCGCGGGCCCCCAGGGGGACCTGGGAACACACACATGGAAGCAGGGCAGTGAGGCAGCTGGACAGGGGCTCCCCAGGCCACGGACCGCCTGAGGCTGTTTCCTGCTCTGACCCCACTTGGCATCCAGACCCCAGCGTCCTGtgccagggagagaaaggggcaggtCAGAGCTGTCCAGCCTGGGAGGCTCCCCTGGGCAGCTCGGGATGGGGCTCTCCTGGGGGAGAACTGGCCCCTCGCCCCTCACGTGGGGGTGAGCCCTCGGCCAGCCTGGAAAAAGTGAGTCTGGTGCTCCTGGCTGTTGGCACTGGCAGCCCCGCTTCCCGCTCGAGTGTCATCCGTCTGGAATGCCAGTGGAAAAACCTGCCctggccctggggctcctggttggGCAGTTTGGGGTGCTTAGGGGCCCAGGCTGGACTCgggccacccctgcctccccttaCATGGGGCTGGGGGCTCCCACCTTCCGCTGGCCAAGCTCCCCTCCTTTCTCATGCCTGGTGAGTGGTGGAAGGAAGGTGCAGCTGGGGATGGGCTCTGAGTGCTTTCTCCAGGGGACAAAGGAGCCCCAGCGTCCTGTCCCCCAAGGCTGGCCCTTCAGGTGACCCTGACGAGGAGCACCTGTCAGCTGGGTGTGCACAGGTGTGGAATCAGGTGAGTTCAGGCCTCTCAAAACTGCTCAGGGTGCCCTCCCACGTAGGGCCCCACACCCCGCCAGCGCTGTGCGGCCCCCCAGACAAGCGCTGCCCCCCCACAGAGGTCTGTCTGGGGAGCACAGTGTCCACAAGCAGAGGGCTCCCCAGGCAGGTAAACAGTGGTGGCTGCTGGTTTGGGTACAATCACTTCCCAAAGaacaaattcctggaaacatgAGGGGCCTGGGGAACTTGGACGTGTGGGTTTCTTGTTGATAGGGAATGTCCCGCAGCTCCTGGGGGCCAACGGCCCGTGACACGGACTCACGGGTCTGCACCACAGGGTCCCCGCCAAGCCTGCACCGCCCGGAGCCCGGGGTGGGAATGTGCCTGTGCCTGGAAAACCCATCATCCGCACTGGCTCTGGAGCCCCAGGGAAGCGAGACGGCTGCTTGGCTGTGAAACCTCCTGGATTCCCGCTCCTTCCCCGCCCCCTagcctccccaccacctctggaagtcgggggcggggggggggggggggggggggatgtcaAGAACAGAGTTCATTGTCTCAGTCCCCATTGGGTGCCCTCCCCCGGGGAGGGGGTCCACAGCCTGCCTGGAaccctggctggggtgggggctgggggctggaggacgGGGGCTGGCGGTCGTGCAGGGAAGCACCCCGAGGCCTGGCATTCGCCCGTCTCCGGATGCAGCGAGACACCCCATCCTGGCCAGTCCTTGTCCCACTGGCTCTGCTGCCCAGGGTCTTCCAGAGGGGCACGGCCCCCCCTGCAGAGGCCTCTGCTGCCGCCAGCCCAAGCCAGCCCCGCAGACGGAGTCCGAGTTCATGGTACGCTCGTACCCGCTGGTGAAGCAGTTTGTACTCAAGACGCGCATGCGTTGggagtggctcggttggttgggccactgcctttggctcgggtcatgatcccagggtcctggaatcgagtcctgcatcgggctccttgcttggcagggatcctgcttctctcgctgactctgcctgctgctctgcctgctcgtgtgtactctctctctctctggcaaatgaataaagtcttaaaaaaaaaaaaaaaaaaagacagacgcATGGCCCAGCAGCTCCCCGCCTGGAGCTGCTAGGAAGTGGAGGCCTAGGCTCCCACTCCAGTGATCCCCGCAGCGTTGTTGGTAATGGCCAAGACCACAAGGCCTCCCATCCGTCCGCAAAGCACTTCGTGAGGAAAGGAACGCTGCACTGCTGAGCGCAGCCAGAAGATGGACCCCTGACGGGTCCTGTTTGCAGGAAGTCCCAGCAGCAAAGCAAACGGAGAGGACATGGCT includes the following:
- the LOC125087491 gene encoding splicing factor, proline- and glutamine-rich-like, encoding MALVRRREERETAGGWAPPRVSTRPGWVTGPRLCLQENVGCSPLQAPGPQKRSSPTAPHSLDPPYWWGLLGPGGLCGVGGHGRGWLHRGPPPVCGKPTQRGGGVGGPHPASSEPQQRPRVPGAWVLPLTRCVQGLSPDPSAWVGTHLRSQLVPQPHCQLRDPLPARHRCLTCPHCSSPPSLGCSGAHTIPSALPGGCGLGEEGGRGGGAGRQRAETEVPSPRAPRGTWEHTHGSRAVRQLDRGSPGHGPPEAVSCSDPTWHPDPSVLCQGEKGAGQSCPAWEAPLGSSGWGSPGGELAPRPSRGGEPSASLEKVSLVLLAVGTGSPASRSSVIRLECQWKNLPWPWGSWLGSLGCLGAQAGLGPPLPPLTWGWGLPPSAGQAPLLSHAW